The following DNA comes from Oncorhynchus masou masou isolate Uvic2021 chromosome 21, UVic_Omas_1.1, whole genome shotgun sequence.
GAGGTACCATAAATATTTATGAAAATATTCAGTCTAATAAAGCAAAAATGTATCTTGCTTACAAATAACTAAAACAAAATGAATCAGAACATCTCACCTGACAAACATAATAATTCCAACTTTTGCAATGTCCTCCTGGATAACTTTCCACGACTCTTTGATCATCTCAATCTGCTCCTTGCTGAGATGCGCAACAGAATCCTCCGTCTTAGATTCTCCAGCTGTTTTCGGTGCCAGACCTGATATTGCGCAGCCCATTGTTCTTGCTACAGCAAAATTGACTAAAAAGTAGTTCAAACACACGGAAAGAAACGTCTGCGCACCTGGGATATGGTTCAGCCTCTTGCGCGGCTGTACATGTACATTCAGGCATGAATGGGATTCAGTGACATCCAGAACGCCTGAGCGCGTCATAAGAGTTAATCCTCTGTAACCTTGAGGGGCGGGGAACCATTTCTTTCCTAGAACAATTGCTAAAAGTGCATTGCTGCCCAGGCCTACTGTAGTAGGCTATGCATCTAGATCTAACCTATTTTCCATGTAGGTGAATGACCATTAAAACCATGTGGAGAGATGATTAAACAATGGCATCAAAATGAAGTTTTATAATATGTATATCATATTTCAGTCCCAATGTCCAATAAATAGACTACAACCTTGTGTTTGCACCAACTGGGAGTCTTTACATCCTCAGGGCAGCCAGGTACTTGCTATTATAACATTCAATTCAACCAACCAAGGGATTGCTGATTGGTTGACTCGATCAGGTAGTTGAATCGATCATCACCtaggtgtgggggctgtgctggAACACAACGCTACACACCCTGTGGGTCTCCTGGACCAGGATTGAAGAACACTGCATTAAGTCAGTAGTCCTGTAATAAACTATTGGGTTTGATATATCCTGTTTATAAATCTCTTCTGAGAGCAGCATTAGTTGTTCCGTTGTCATATGTGTTACTGCTCAAACATCAGGAACAGCATAAGCTACCAAGTCTGTTAAACTTTTACTGTTGGTCACTATCAGATAATGGATCCTCTGTAAACATCTCTGCCTGAATTTCCCCCCTAATATGGTTACATTATTTCCGTCACTCAGTTATGACCTAAAAAGGATTTTGCAAAGGGATGTTAGGATATTGCAATAGTAAGACCCAGTCATTCAGAATAACTTAACTCAGCAAGACATGGAAATACATTTTTCATATTTGATTATTTTTCCTACTGACATTAACCACAAAAAAAATGATGTATTGTAATTTCAATAGCTCAGATTTTATTGAGCATATATGCCATTTCAGGTATGAAATTATTCTGTGCCGTTTCTGGAATTAAAAGGTCTAGGAAGATGAGGATCATTTTATAAATAACAAGGAAATAGATCAGAAAACAACTCCAGTGATGTATGAAAACGATCATAGTATTGAGTAGTAGCTAAATGTGGTGCATTTGGCTGAATAGTAGACAGCACAGACCATACATCTCCCATTTTTAAACAACTGAAGGAAAAACACTTTGACCAAAGGTCAAATAGGATTGAGTGAATCCTAATGGCTGTAAATCCGCAATAAATAACTTAAAAATGGTGGCCCAGCCTTCCAGATTTACTCCCATTTATATATTAAGTCGCACATCTCTTTACACTATTTCCTTGCTTATGACCCTCACAATTGATTCACAAATAGAGGATGACCATTGCATCGTTACACAGGGGAAAAATAAAAGGGTAATCTGGACTGGATCTACTTCAATATGCTGACGTTTTTTCTCAAAACCATTTTCCTTATATACAGAGTCATTCTCTTCATGTAAACACATTTCATGATGGTCTAAGAACAAGACACATTTACAACTATTTACACATTTTACAAAGTCACAACATATTTTCCCATGGGGTGCCCTTGATTGTTCAATATCCCTAGTAGGTAACACCAGAAGTGAGAAAAGAGTGATGTGAGAAGGTGATAATACAGACAAAAAGTAGAAAATGAAAATGGTACTCCTAACACAGTAGCAGTAGTTACTGCCTAATAGACAGTATTTATAGTCATATTCCTCGACGTCAATTGCATATATAGGTAAGAAAAGGCTTATTTCATTATTTACAGAAAGCGATCAAAAAGGCAGGGCATTTACAGTGTTTGTGTTTGATCCCAAGTTCTGGAATTTTGCTCGTAGGTTTTTTACCAGACTACTCTCGATCTTTTTGCCTGAAGTCAGTGCAGACCTCTTGGCACAGTACTGGTAATCGAGGCTTTTCGAGATTTTAAGTTTGGTCTTTCCTTTAGCTCCTTGTTCCTCCACTCTCGTCTTCCCTCCAGTCTCCTCTGGCCCATCGCTAGCAACCCTCTCCACTATAATAACCTTGTGCTCGTTGGGCAGGGTAGCCTGACCAGCCATGTAACAGCTCCTCATAGTCTCCTGAAGGTTCTGCAGCTCCTGTAGAGGCAGTGTTCCTAGCAATTGATCAAAAGAGTGCCACCTGCAAAGTGGTGGCTGGGGCTGAGCCTCTCCAACAGAACCCCCACCCTGGTGGTCCATGGATGACATAGTCTCAAGGGAGTCTGTTAGTCCACTGTTAGTGTCTGTGGAGCAGTTGCAGCTGGATGAGTAGCCATCGGGGCTCCATGAGGTACTGAAGACCTCAGTGCAACTCTGCATCCTCTCTGGGACGGAGCAGCTATGGCTGACAGGTGATGGGTGGGAGGAACCAAGGTCCAGCCTGTGGTTAGTGTATTTGGAGCGCAGCTCCTGGACATCTGGCCAGTGGAAATTCTGTGTCTGCACTGGGCTGTGAGGACTGTTGGGACAGGGGGACGTGACGCGTGAGCTAGCCCCAGAGTTGAGACTCGGGACTGGGCTTGGGGTCCTCCGCTCATGCACGACCACCTGCTCATAGGATTTGAGTGGCAGTGTCAGGTTAGGCCTACCTGCATACACAGAAAGACAGGGCAGAGATAAGGGACATCAGTTTGATCATTTTAGCTTTGCAGATTAGAGTATCATATCAAATCATAATGGATCACAAAAACATTAAAACAGATCCCTGACAGCTTACCCCAGTCTCTTCTTTGGACCTTCTCCTCATAGACAGCTGGTAGGTTCTTAAAGGCAAGGTGGTTCTCAGCCACCATGTTTCTCTGCCTCACCACGGGCCTGCTGTTCTTGATGCGCTGGCTGTACTGGCGGGCCAGTTGGAAAACCTTGTTCTTCATCTTCTCCATATCCTGCAGAATCAGGTCCTCTTCCACCCCTAAACGCAGGCTGATGATCCTGGGGAGGGGAGATCTACTGACTGTGCCTTTCTCCCAGGACTTGGGAGTCTTATTCTGGCAGGACTCCTGCCCTGAGAAGGGGTCTGGGGAAGTTGTGATGGGTGATGGGGATTCCTCTGAGACAGCACCCATGTCCGACTCCTCCAGGATCCTCAGGGGCTTGATATACTCagcttcaaggatctctctgctgGTTCCCCCCTTCCGGGATAGAAGTGATCTGGGATGGACAATGTCCTCTGTACCCTGGATACCCTTGGGTTTCCCAAGGCACCCATaaacctcctccatctctatgtcTTGCCACACTTGGACCATGTCCAAGGATGGTCTGAAGAACTCATCCTCGTCTCCAACAGGAGCATCATTGACACTCTGGGACCTGGGCTTTGGGTCTCCAGCTCTCTGTGGCTCCAGCACAGGGGTATTATTAGTCCTCTGCTCTTTTTCTAAGCCAGGAAGGTCGAACACTGACCAGGATGTGGGCCGGTTGTTCGGGGAGACCTTCCCGTGCCCTGGAACCGCTTGGTCCTGGGGTTTGCTGTTGAGCTGCCGGCTCAGGTGTCTGACCAGGCCTGCAGGAATATAGGACAGGCTCTCCCTGCGCTTGATGCTAAAGCTGGCATCCTGGTGCTCTGCATGCTCATAGTACCTCCTGATCTTGTGGATGAGTATCCGGTCCTGCTTGGAGAGAGTAGATCTGCACTCCACCTCCATGAGGTGGTGGTCTGGTCTAGGGGCAGGCGTAGAGGTGTTGCCTTTCAGGAGCAGTGGGTGCTCTGGGGTGGAGTTAACCAGGGTCTGGACCTTCTCCTCGAGCTCGGTGTTCAGACAGGGTGTGCTGCTGCTCTTGCTGCCCAACTGAGGTGAGGGGCAGCCCAGGGAACACAGGTCCTCTGAGACCACCAGGCTGCCGACAAAATGCTCAGTGATTACACTGCCCTGGTCCAACACAGAGGCAGGCAGGATGCGGCTGGTCTCAGTTCCCACCACCGCACCAAACTCTGAACACTCTCCATTTGTCACTGATGAGTTCATCTCGTCCTGTTGGACAGAGCAGTCACtgttctcttcctcccctcccgccCTGTaccttccctcttcctctactcctcccccgaTACCCCTCTCAGGCTCCAGTGTCGGAGACGTCTCAGGCTGTCTGGGAGGCAGAGTTGGCGAAGCATCAGGCTCTGTGTATAGGGGTGGGTTCGCCTCACTCTGTTCTATCACTACTACCTTAGGAGCACTACTTTGAGGAGGAACCTCCTCCACATACACCTGGATAAGGAGGAAGGAAGCGTGAATATTAACATCAGGATGGAATAAAGCAATATGGATATGATAAGCCAACAGGTAGTTAAAAATCATTATTCATTATTTGATATTGGATCAATGAGCCAAGTCAAGTGATCAGGTTAAATCTGCTACAGCAGCCATGATCTCTGATCCACGTCTGGTAGTGCATGGCATCGAATATTCTGACAACATGACAGAGACAGAATCACAGTAGAATGTGTAATAAAATGATCAGATGAGCATTTTGATTCCATTTTTATAGCTAATTCATCACAATTGCCACCATCCATTTCATATGCACCTGCTGAACTCTGCTGTAAAATGTAGCACTTTAGTTTAACAGTTTTAATTTCACAGATTTGACCCCAGTGTGCAGTTATAACAAACTAATTTCCAGCTGCAGTGTGGTtgtggcagagtgtgtgtgtgttggggaatGCAGTAGGAGCTGCGGGTAGGAAATAAGGGAGGGACCAAAACAACTTGTTACACTCGGCTTGGAAGCAGACAACAGACAAGAGGACCCAGGATCTATTAAAAATGTTCTCTGTCCATGAGAGATGACAGGGGGCAACAGCATGTAGGAGGGGACTAATTTTCTAATTTACAGGGTATAAATACACAACCCCCTAGTTGTATTAGATCAGAACCATTTTGGGCCACCTACCAGTCTTCCCAAATTCCCATCCCCTCAAAAGATGAAGACTTTTCTGTTAGTATCCCCTATATTTTAGATATACAGTACAACAAAACATTCATCTGTTCAGAATCTCTTCAAGCTTAGTCTCATGTGACAGATTTGGTTCTGGGTGCCAAGCGCACCTTGACCCAGCCAGTCCAAACTCTTCATACCTGGTCAGTGAAGGTCTCCTCTGTAGCCAACTCGCTGATCTCCTGGGCTGatgtctccatcctctcccccatTGGTCCCTTCTTAACTACAACCTCATAGTGTTCTTCATCCTGGGGTAGCAGAACACAACATGAAAGGGACTGCAGCATGCTTAGGGTGAACACTGGGTCTTAgatgtgttaacaaacctccaaatgagcttcaatgccatacaacactccttccttggcctccaactactcttaaatgctagtaaaactaaatgcacgctcttcaaccgatcgctgcccgcacccgtctgcccgacgagcatcactactctggatggttcggacaaagaatatgtggacaactacaaatacctaggtgtctggctagactgtaaactctccttccagactcatattaagcatctccaatccaaaagtaAATCTAGattcggcttcctattttgcagcaaagcctccttcacgcatgctgccaaacataccctcgtaaaactgactatcctgccaatccttgacttcagcgttgtcattttcaaaatagcctccaacactctactcagcaaattggatgccgTCTACCACAGTGCCACCagttttgtcatcaaagccccatatactacccaccactgcaacctgtatgctctcggtGGCTGGTCCTCACTActtattcgtcaccaaacccactggctccaggtcatctacaagtctttgctaggtaaagccctgcttcctctcagctcactggtcaccatagcagcacccacctgtagcacgctctccagcaggtatcgCTCACtgttcatccccaaagccaacacctcctttggccgcctttccttccacttctctgctgccattgactggaacgaattgcaaaaatcactgaagttggagactaaCTCCCTCACTAACgtcaagcatcagctgtcagagcagcttaccgatcactgcagctgtacacagcccatccaaCCACCTACCTACCTCCTATTTGCTTTTCTggtcttttgcacaccagtatttctacttgcacatcctcatctgcacatctatcactccagtgtaaattgctaaattgtaattactttgccactatgatctatttactgccttacctccttgcctcatttgcacacactgtatattttatattgtgttattgactgtatgtttgtttatcccatgctttatcttggccaggttgcagttgtaaatgaaaacttgttctcaactggagtacctggtaaaataaaggtgaaataaaatgaaaaaagtatatttaaaaatgcagttaagaaaatatacatagtctcattattgttattttattgcgttacattttatttaatttagtaaatattttaaccaacaatgcagttcaagaaatagctaagggcttgtaagtaagcatttcatggtaacctgttgtatttggcacatgtgacaaataacatttgattgactaaataaactaaagtaaaaaaagtctcacaataaaataacaactaAGCTATATAcgggggataccagtacagagtcaatgtgcagaggtaatatgtacatgtaggggttaagtgactatgcatagataattaacagcAAATAGCAGCAGGGTAGAAAATGGCTCTTATGTcttggggctagaagctgttaagtagccttttggacctagatttggcgctccagtaccgcttgcgcccggtagcagagggaacagtctatgacttgacaATTTTTGGGGTCTGTAATGCTCCGCAACACATGAGAGAAAAGCATGGTAGTGTGCGTGTTAACCATTAGGGCTGGGATCTGCCAGAGACCTCACGATACGACATTATTACGATACTTAGATGCCGATACAATACGTATTgcaattctcacgattctatatgtattgcgattcaatATTGTGAtatgatgttccaaacatattgctcactatatgtctgctgcagagagacaagagagcatGAGAACattagttttgatcagtcatggtaATAAACGTGCTGataacatgttggctcactattaaAAAaagagatggagaacaagctataggatgaaagATAGAGTTTTGgcgcaggtacagccgactagcgcTAGCTAAGGATACCTAGCAACAAAACAATTTAATTAAATCGATACTGAGTCAAGTATCAATATAATATCATCCAAAATTCTATTATAATGTAACTTTTGATTTTTTTTCCACCATCACTATTAACCATTCCATTCTAAAAACCTCAAATTCAAACAATAACAGGCCTTTTAGTGAATTGCATCAAGGCTGAggtaaacagagagggagatggttgATTGGAAAGCTAGTGAAATTGCAGAGGAAATAGGAAACCCATTAGTGGCAGTGAGTCTCACCGTTGTGAACCAAGCAGAAAGTAAAGCCCTGCCCTATAGTGCCAGCAAGAGATGGCTGCCAGCTTGGAGCTGGCAAAGTCGGCTACCTGGTCATCCTCCATCAGAATATCATCTGTGTttatctcccccttctcctccgtctcctcctcctgctgctcagtgccccccTGGCAGGGTAAGGACCCTGGCTTAGGGTCCTCACTGGGGCTCAGCTGCTCCAGAGATGCCCTCCCGCGGCCTATCTTCTCCTGGGCTTCCAGCACACCAGGCCTCTCAGCCTCACCTAGACTGGAGCCCAGCATACTGACACTAGCAGTTGGCTGCAGGGAACGCCTGTCTCCCAGAAGAGCACCTTCACTGTCTGTGTGCTGTAGCTTGAAGTCACAGAGAGTTGAGGTGTTATTGCAAGGCCAGCATAGAGATGTTCCTTTTTAATGTAATTGCAAGGAGGTGAAAATAATGGTATAAATGTGACTGCTTTAGCACGGCGTGAGATATGAAGGTACATCATGTGATCATGCCAAGCTAGCATGCTGTGCGCCCCACATTGTGGACACATCACTAATCAACAAAACCCTGAGCCAGAAACCTCTGCCTTTATTAACACAATATGGTTCAGCCCAATAAGCTTAGAGTAGCAATTCCTCTATTGGGGTTAATTTCTCTCAGCAAGGTTTATTCTGCATTTCCTTTCAGAGTCAGTGTCAAACC
Coding sequences within:
- the LOC135508270 gene encoding LOW QUALITY PROTEIN: pleckstrin homology domain-containing family G member 3-like (The sequence of the model RefSeq protein was modified relative to this genomic sequence to represent the inferred CDS: inserted 1 base in 1 codon) → MPEESHSALHKGPMGEESPRLYSALSISGGHERQDGYSQLCADPSAGGAERPVSLVSTLSSVSSQDSHSLYGSTSALPSTPPPPSGADIDLELSPAEGAREQPQIKTQGLSQGGTRDQWLNHSQTRSQCNNNATTNRRTNAPQTHTSPFATEAMAPNPKLSYVDHVVMEIIETERMYVRDLRSIVEDYLAHIIDMDNLPIRPDQVSFLFGNIEDIYEFNSELLQSLDMCENDPVAVASCFVDKSDAFEIYTQYCTNYPNSVGTLTDCMRSTTLAKFFRDRQAFLKRSLPLGSYLLKPVQRILKYHLLLQEIAKHFDPEKEGYEVVQEAIDTMTGVAWYINDMKRKHEHAVRLQEIQSLLINWKGSDLTTYGELVLEGTFQVQRAKNTRMLFLFDKMLLITKKRGEHYVYKTHILCSTLMLLDSAKDPLHFSVIHFKHPKQPHTVQAKTVEEKRLWAHHIKKLILENHHTIVPQKVKEAILEMDSLYPGSGKYRYSPERLKKAGYCRAEDLSPEGSSGRRTSEPGKQIVRTTKAILKHTDSEGALLGDRRSLQPTASVSMLGSSLGEAERPGVLEAQEKIGRGRASLEQLSPSEDPKPGSLPCQGGTEQQEEETEEKGEINTDDILMEDDQVADFASSKLAAISCWHYRXRALLSAWFTTVYVEEVPPQSSAPKVVVIEQSEANPPLYTEPDASPTLPPRQPETSPTLEPERGIGGGVEEEGRYRAGGEEENSDCSVQQDEMNSSVTNGECSEFGAVVGTETSRILPASVLDQGSVITEHFVGSLVVSEDLCSLGCPSPQLGSKSSSTPCLNTELEEKVQTLVNSTPEHPLLLKGNTSTPAPRPDHHLMEVECRSTLSKQDRILIHKIRRYYEHAEHQDASFSIKRRESLSYIPAGLVRHLSRQLNSKPQDQAVPGHGKVSPNNRPTSWSVFDLPGLEKEQRTNNTPVLEPQRAGDPKPRSQSVNDAPVGDEDEFFRPSLDMVQVWQDIEMEEVYGCLGKPKGIQGTEDIVHPRSLLSRKGGTSREILEAEYIKPLRILEESDMGAVSEESPSPITTSPDPFSGQESCQNKTPKSWEKGTVSRSPLPRIISLRLGVEEDLILQDMEKMKNKVFQLARQYSQRIKNSRPVVRQRNMVAENHLAFKNLPAVYEEKVQRRDWGRPNLTLPLKSYEQVVVHERRTPSPVPSLNSGASSRVTSPCPNSPHSPVQTQNFHWPDVQELRSKYTNHRLDLGSSHPSPVSHSCSVPERMQSCTEVFSTSWSPDGYSSSCNCSTDTNSGLTDSLETMSSMDHQGGGSVGEAQPQPPLCRWHSFDQLLGTLPLQELQNLQETMRSCYMAGQATLPNEHKVIIVERVASDGPEETGGKTRVEEQGAKGKTKLKISKSLDYQYCAKRSALTSGKKIESSLVKNLRAKFQNLGSNTNTVNALPF